The following coding sequences lie in one Silvanigrella aquatica genomic window:
- the fumC gene encoding class II fumarate hydratase, translated as MSTRIETDSMGEIAVPQSAYWGAQTQRSFENFKISGERFPRAFIRAYGLVKKAAAQINSQLGELDAEKEKFISQAADEVIAGKFDDHFPLVVWQTGSGTQTNMNFNEVISNRAIEIAGGKIGSKKPIHPNDDVNRGQSTNDSFPTAMHVAAALAIYENFIPAIDAITSTFESKAKEYEKIVKIGRTHLQDATPLTLGDEISGWATQLKMCKKAVLNSMEMVCELAAGGTAVGTGLNSHKDYAKGIAKKLSELTRIPFVTAPNKFQALAGQEALASLSGALNTTATAFMKIANDVRWLASGPRCGIGEISIPENEPGSSIMPGKVNPTQSEAATMACCQVMGNHVAVTIASSQGNFELNVFKPVIIHNVLHSIRLLSDCFIGFNEHCAKGIKANTERINDLMQKSLMLVTALNTHIGYDKAAKIAKTAHHNGTTLKEEAIALGYLTAEQFEEWVDPTKMLSPHGK; from the coding sequence ATGTCTACTCGCATAGAAACAGATAGTATGGGCGAAATTGCCGTTCCACAGAGTGCGTACTGGGGAGCTCAAACACAGCGTAGTTTTGAAAATTTTAAAATCAGTGGCGAAAGATTTCCTCGAGCATTTATAAGGGCTTACGGCTTAGTCAAAAAAGCGGCGGCTCAAATTAATAGCCAACTTGGTGAACTTGATGCTGAAAAAGAAAAATTTATCAGCCAAGCTGCTGACGAAGTCATAGCAGGAAAATTTGACGATCACTTTCCCTTAGTCGTTTGGCAGACCGGATCGGGCACACAAACAAATATGAATTTTAACGAAGTGATTTCAAACAGAGCAATTGAAATTGCCGGCGGTAAAATAGGATCTAAAAAACCTATTCACCCCAATGATGACGTGAACAGAGGACAAAGCACCAATGACAGCTTTCCGACGGCGATGCACGTCGCAGCAGCTTTAGCTATTTATGAAAACTTTATTCCAGCAATTGACGCTATTACCTCAACATTTGAGTCAAAAGCTAAAGAATATGAAAAAATAGTAAAAATTGGCAGAACCCACCTTCAAGACGCCACACCTCTCACCCTTGGTGATGAAATCAGTGGTTGGGCGACTCAACTTAAAATGTGCAAAAAAGCGGTTTTAAATTCCATGGAAATGGTTTGTGAGCTTGCTGCTGGAGGAACAGCGGTTGGTACAGGTTTAAATTCACATAAAGATTATGCCAAAGGGATTGCTAAAAAATTATCCGAATTAACAAGAATTCCCTTTGTTACCGCTCCCAATAAATTTCAAGCTTTAGCAGGACAAGAAGCTCTCGCAAGTTTATCGGGCGCATTGAACACTACGGCTACGGCATTTATGAAAATTGCCAATGACGTCAGATGGCTTGCTTCAGGCCCTCGTTGTGGCATTGGCGAAATTTCCATTCCTGAAAATGAACCCGGAAGCTCCATTATGCCTGGAAAAGTCAACCCTACACAGAGCGAAGCCGCAACTATGGCTTGTTGCCAAGTCATGGGAAATCACGTTGCCGTAACAATTGCTTCCAGCCAAGGCAACTTTGAATTGAATGTATTTAAACCTGTTATTATTCACAATGTTTTACATTCTATTCGACTACTTTCAGATTGTTTTATTGGATTTAATGAACACTGTGCCAAAGGAATTAAAGCAAATACGGAACGCATTAATGACTTGATGCAAAAATCACTTATGCTTGTGACAGCGCTTAATACACATATTGGTTACGATAAAGCAGCTAAAATTGCTAAAACAGCTCACCACAATGGAACGACTTTAAAAGAAGAAGCCATTGCATTAGGTTATTTAACCGCAGAACAGTTTGAAGAATGGGTTGATCCTACCAAAATGCTATCCCCCCATGGAAAGTAA
- a CDS encoding SBBP repeat-containing protein yields MLVNSKESLGTSLIDIKNDPEILERSSKYELIPVDNISSEENKNVTYLVKYDEHGMKSAIYVVNEFAESDCTIGYDLAIDDYGNVYIIGRFNKDKLFKTFVTKYSAEGIAKRIFEPKISVSGNKILVSKKGNIYIYGRYESKYSSCMNCVFIEKLNSEGDSIWVKTFQDNSSHLNFEVLNSAAIELDESENIFIVIHSKNGIKFQNIFPKIGHEDSFVIKLDSEGKEIWSNLFGDAEYRTIIYSLDLDSEGNIYIVGSIAGSNSRSLLSINGENGFLAKLDNNGNKIWNRFYGFTNYITQFHEVKIINKDIFLVGSTSKNLIKKSHGALNKNIFLRKYSLEGKIIKSIPIPIDPVFKFDLFSYLKQGVHIDINLEGNIYITGVKGNDDINEKSSHAYDGFIMRLHKMNEFNFQENSIPNE; encoded by the coding sequence GTGCTAGTAAATTCAAAAGAAAGTTTAGGAACTTCGCTTATTGATATTAAAAATGATCCTGAAATTTTAGAAAGAAGTTCTAAATATGAACTTATACCTGTTGATAACATATCTTCAGAAGAAAATAAAAATGTTACTTATTTAGTTAAATATGATGAACACGGAATGAAAAGTGCAATTTATGTTGTAAATGAATTTGCAGAGAGTGATTGCACAATAGGATATGACCTTGCAATTGATGATTATGGAAATGTTTATATTATTGGAAGATTCAATAAAGATAAATTGTTTAAAACTTTTGTTACTAAATACAGTGCAGAAGGTATTGCAAAGAGGATTTTTGAACCCAAAATTTCAGTTTCTGGAAATAAAATTTTGGTTTCAAAAAAAGGAAATATTTATATATATGGAAGATATGAAAGTAAATATTCTTCATGTATGAATTGTGTATTTATTGAAAAATTAAATTCGGAAGGCGATTCCATATGGGTTAAAACATTTCAAGATAATTCATCACATCTTAATTTTGAAGTATTAAATTCAGCTGCCATTGAACTTGATGAAAGTGAAAATATTTTTATTGTGATTCATTCAAAAAATGGAATAAAATTTCAAAATATTTTTCCAAAAATTGGGCATGAAGATTCATTTGTGATCAAACTAGATTCAGAAGGAAAAGAAATTTGGTCTAATTTATTTGGTGATGCTGAATATAGAACAATAATTTATTCGCTAGATTTAGATTCAGAAGGAAATATATACATTGTTGGTTCCATAGCTGGAAGCAACAGTCGTTCTTTGCTTTCTATAAATGGAGAAAATGGATTTTTAGCTAAGTTAGATAATAATGGGAATAAAATATGGAATCGTTTTTATGGCTTTACAAATTATATAACGCAATTTCATGAAGTTAAGATTATTAATAAGGACATATTTTTAGTTGGATCTACTTCTAAAAACTTAATTAAAAAATCTCATGGCGCATTAAATAAAAATATTTTTTTAAGAAAATACAGTTTAGAAGGTAAAATAATTAAAAGTATTCCAATACCTATTGATCCTGTATTTAAATTTGATTTATTTAGTTATTTAAAACAGGGAGTTCATATCGATATTAATTTAGAAGGAAATATTTATATAACAGGAGTTAAGGGAAATGATGATATAAACGAAAAATCGTCTCATGCGTATGATGGTTTTATTATGAGACTTCATAAAATGAATGAGTTTAATTTTCAAGAAAACTCAATACCTAATGAATAG
- the pheS gene encoding phenylalanine--tRNA ligase subunit alpha, which yields MSGTDEIKQILNTPSSTTYQNLEELKVIIVKERDIFIGIVGLGGKKTPVIDIFTHDLIEEIRVRFSGKNSPLQEWLKSLRNIPAEERKNAGALINELKNEIESCLKHFIESWRNEAEIKKLSQENEDISLPLPNINIGSRHPVMTVMRDLLEPFQRMGFSIVDGPEIDNDFYNFDTLNVLKDHPAREMQDTFFLASEWVLRTHTSNVQSHAMMERKLPLKIVCPGCVYRNEYDMTHLPSFRQIECLIVDKGIHLGHLRHTINEMLNAAFGRPVKLRFRSSYFPFTEPSAEVDVECQQCFGKGCRSCKHTGWSEIGGCGLVNRKVLESCGIDSNVYSGIALGFGIDRMAKDRFAIADLRSMLDGDVSFLKSFALS from the coding sequence ATGTCAGGAACCGATGAAATAAAACAAATCCTAAATACCCCCTCTTCGACGACGTATCAAAACCTTGAAGAGCTCAAAGTGATTATTGTTAAAGAAAGAGATATTTTTATAGGAATTGTGGGTTTAGGTGGTAAAAAAACTCCTGTGATTGATATATTTACTCATGATTTAATTGAGGAAATTAGAGTTCGTTTTAGTGGAAAAAACTCTCCCCTGCAAGAATGGCTGAAATCATTACGCAATATTCCTGCAGAGGAAAGAAAAAATGCGGGCGCACTTATCAATGAATTGAAAAATGAAATTGAAAGCTGTTTAAAACACTTTATTGAAAGCTGGAGAAACGAAGCAGAAATAAAGAAATTATCCCAAGAAAACGAAGATATTTCCCTCCCTCTACCCAATATCAACATTGGCTCTAGACACCCTGTTATGACAGTAATGCGTGACCTTTTGGAACCTTTTCAACGCATGGGTTTTTCCATTGTTGATGGACCCGAAATAGATAATGATTTTTATAATTTTGACACCTTAAATGTCTTAAAAGATCACCCTGCGCGCGAAATGCAGGACACATTTTTTCTCGCAAGCGAATGGGTTCTCAGAACACACACAAGCAATGTGCAAAGCCATGCCATGATGGAACGTAAATTACCTTTAAAAATTGTATGCCCTGGTTGCGTTTATCGCAACGAATATGACATGACTCACTTACCTTCATTTAGACAAATTGAATGCCTCATCGTGGACAAAGGTATACACCTGGGCCATTTAAGACACACCATAAATGAAATGCTCAATGCGGCTTTTGGACGACCTGTAAAACTCCGTTTCCGCTCCAGTTATTTTCCTTTCACAGAACCCAGCGCCGAAGTTGATGTGGAATGCCAACAATGTTTTGGCAAAGGATGTCGCAGCTGCAAGCACACAGGATGGTCTGAAATTGGCGGATGTGGTCTCGTCAATCGCAAAGTTTTAGAAAGTTGCGGAATAGATTCCAATGTCTACAGCGGGATTGCATTAGGATTTGGAATTGATCGCATGGCAAAAGATCGCTTTGCCATTGCCGATTTACGCTCCATGCTAGACGGAGATGTTTCCTTCTTAAAATCATTTGCCTTGTCCTAA
- the pheT gene encoding phenylalanine--tRNA ligase subunit beta: MLASLNFVEKFISLPKLTKYTNINSKQIETKIFDLNKITPLLTKQGFEVDNIIIKGEGLETVVVGRIEKAEPHPNAAKLQICQVNAGESNLRQIICGAKNARPGLYVAVALPSTKLPNNLEIKESKIREIESNGMLCSREELGLPINKDIDGDGIWEIEQDAQGGISTNILSQKLGYPLFDILEISDVLLELSVTPNRPDMLCHEGVAREIMAGLTYSGVPFEKKENPGFAHKVTISEDVIKKDALKNSSVNCAGVTFSAENHLQCPAFFVAIDSTQVTHSPAWLRNLLENLGQNSINNIVDASNYILLAHGQPSHAYDLDKISSQNPNAKKLILRKAKQGEKFIGLDAKERELQEADEVICDIEGIQGLLGVLGGEQSKVSYETKKIVVEFANPHPVSVRRTSRRHARQTEASFMFEKGIDEASRFKSALEFFALVTNLQEVKPKYCGTVHSIKENNKPEIKTEFRNLEIDFHSTAQEKILGAPIIEYTKQLNILESLGFILSNKTEKSTKVTIPSWRSSDIVGEADLVEEFIRIVGIDNVPSTPFISPAIVNYDDPHYKYLEKLSSRCASLGYNEVISLHFMRADDHEKLGLNSINALGEPVALMNPIIGDEPLMHTTLIPDLLRKVRKNLSYGTKSGQLFHSCRTFQNYDAHGERVFKQNGESLGISALLAQNVENALEYHYSQGYAYSREKSQAGRPVETPRLAGVTFGNKMEKNWQNSGEVNWTLHDIMSHIVELCHSVDLTITTVKICEEHHSTNDHSAKYHPLAKAFHPGRRVGFYVVDDKNNSVSLGWAGELHPKTMRNYEIDVPCFAFELNVAVLLRSISRPKNLLNRSSAVQKFPTVSRDFAFLLDENITAQKLNDVVANSLQNLIVKETPAILKTVQIFDIYKAKEMPVNKRSIAFHISLIPTERTFTDKDIQKISNAVIEAVKNEFHAELRGN; encoded by the coding sequence ATGTTAGCAAGTTTAAATTTTGTGGAAAAATTCATATCACTTCCTAAATTAACAAAATATACAAATATTAATAGCAAACAGATTGAAACAAAAATATTTGATTTGAATAAAATAACTCCCTTATTAACGAAACAAGGCTTTGAAGTCGATAACATAATAATAAAAGGAGAAGGTCTTGAAACCGTTGTCGTAGGACGGATTGAAAAAGCAGAGCCCCATCCCAACGCCGCAAAGCTACAAATATGTCAAGTGAATGCCGGCGAATCTAACCTCAGACAAATCATTTGTGGCGCAAAAAATGCGCGTCCCGGTTTGTATGTTGCCGTTGCTTTACCTTCTACTAAATTACCAAATAATTTGGAAATTAAAGAATCTAAAATTAGAGAAATTGAAAGCAATGGCATGCTTTGCTCACGTGAGGAACTTGGCTTACCCATAAATAAAGATATTGATGGTGACGGAATTTGGGAAATAGAACAGGATGCCCAAGGTGGAATTTCAACTAATATATTATCTCAAAAACTAGGTTATCCTTTATTTGATATTTTAGAAATATCCGATGTGTTACTTGAGTTGAGCGTCACTCCCAATCGACCCGATATGCTTTGCCATGAAGGAGTAGCAAGGGAAATTATGGCGGGACTTACTTATTCAGGCGTTCCTTTTGAGAAAAAAGAAAATCCGGGATTTGCTCACAAAGTGACTATATCTGAAGATGTCATTAAAAAAGATGCTCTTAAAAATTCATCTGTAAACTGCGCTGGTGTTACTTTTTCTGCGGAAAATCATTTGCAATGCCCCGCCTTTTTTGTTGCCATCGATTCCACACAAGTGACCCACAGTCCTGCGTGGCTTAGAAATTTACTAGAAAACTTAGGTCAAAATTCAATTAATAATATTGTCGATGCGTCAAACTATATTTTACTTGCTCATGGACAACCCAGTCATGCTTATGATCTCGATAAAATTTCATCACAAAATCCAAATGCTAAAAAGCTTATTCTGCGCAAAGCAAAACAAGGTGAAAAATTTATTGGATTAGATGCTAAAGAAAGAGAGCTCCAAGAAGCAGATGAAGTCATTTGTGACATTGAAGGAATACAAGGACTTTTAGGAGTATTGGGTGGCGAGCAATCAAAAGTTTCTTATGAAACAAAGAAAATAGTGGTCGAATTTGCCAATCCACACCCCGTCTCCGTCAGACGCACCTCACGCAGACATGCAAGACAAACTGAAGCCAGCTTTATGTTTGAAAAAGGAATTGACGAAGCATCACGCTTTAAATCAGCACTTGAATTTTTTGCACTTGTAACAAATTTACAAGAAGTAAAACCAAAATACTGTGGAACAGTTCATTCTATAAAAGAAAATAATAAACCAGAAATTAAAACAGAGTTTCGTAATTTAGAAATTGATTTCCACTCTACAGCACAAGAAAAAATATTAGGCGCACCTATTATTGAATACACAAAGCAACTCAATATATTAGAGTCGCTCGGATTTATTCTTTCAAATAAAACAGAAAAATCAACTAAAGTAACAATTCCTTCCTGGAGATCCTCAGATATTGTTGGAGAAGCAGACTTAGTTGAAGAATTTATTCGTATTGTAGGAATCGATAACGTACCATCGACTCCCTTTATTTCACCCGCCATTGTAAATTACGATGATCCTCATTATAAATATTTAGAAAAATTAAGTTCACGTTGTGCTTCATTAGGTTACAATGAAGTCATCAGTCTCCATTTCATGAGAGCAGATGACCATGAAAAACTGGGATTAAATTCTATAAATGCATTGGGAGAACCTGTTGCTTTAATGAATCCCATTATTGGTGATGAGCCATTGATGCACACCACATTAATTCCTGATTTATTAAGAAAAGTTAGAAAAAATTTAAGCTATGGCACAAAAAGTGGACAATTATTTCACTCCTGCAGAACATTCCAAAATTATGATGCACATGGAGAACGAGTTTTCAAACAAAATGGAGAATCCTTAGGAATTTCTGCTTTATTAGCGCAAAATGTTGAAAATGCTTTAGAGTATCATTATTCCCAAGGCTATGCTTACTCCCGTGAAAAAAGCCAGGCAGGCCGACCTGTGGAAACACCACGCCTTGCGGGTGTAACCTTTGGCAATAAAATGGAAAAAAACTGGCAAAACTCGGGGGAAGTAAATTGGACTTTACATGACATTATGAGCCATATCGTTGAATTATGTCACAGTGTTGATCTCACAATCACAACAGTAAAAATCTGTGAAGAGCATCATTCTACAAATGATCATTCAGCTAAATATCATCCTTTGGCAAAAGCATTCCATCCTGGCAGACGAGTTGGCTTTTATGTTGTTGATGACAAAAATAATTCTGTTTCTTTAGGATGGGCTGGAGAATTACATCCTAAGACAATGAGAAATTATGAAATAGATGTTCCTTGCTTTGCATTTGAATTGAATGTGGCTGTACTGTTACGTTCCATTTCACGACCTAAAAATCTATTAAACCGTTCTTCTGCAGTTCAAAAATTTCCTACTGTATCTAGAGATTTTGCATTTTTATTAGATGAGAATATCACGGCGCAAAAATTAAATGATGTTGTCGCAAATTCGTTACAAAATCTCATTGTAAAAGAAACTCCTGCAATATTAAAAACAGTCCAAATTTTTGATATTTATAAAGCAAAAGAAATGCCAGTAAATAAAAGGTCTATCGCTTTTCATATTTCTTTAATTCCAACTGAAAGAACCTTTACAGATAAAGACATTCAAAAAATATCGAATGCAGTTATAGAAGCTGTTAAAAATGAATTTCATGCGGAACTCAGAGGAAATTAG
- a CDS encoding ArnT family glycosyltransferase, with protein MKFKFIEKLEVTTFSWKRWEIYPFLIVFLIIHFAWSKHFPIADVEAYYWDWSRYLSLSYYDHPGAIAWICRLGTIITQNENNLRFFVPIFSLITSIFLILSLNIILSFQNKQANLKQVLYLEIIYNIIPVFSIQSFILMPDFSLLTFLSISFFISLKIIKYFDLNKKDSLILIFILGISGGMGFNSKYHMLPIIFLLVLTILIVNKRNLKNIFIFLSIFIFSFILTAMPTLYWNIKNHYASFLFQLNHGFGSFSFRLDNPISYIIESSLYISPVLFGYGVYKIILLKKFHSIKEIEPKLIFLAILPVTGLFLIFLLASFYNYVAPYWISPAFLLLIPFITIDLTNWKFNKIFIPLFFFISLTIPTVLCFKESRKFITDISHGNIGYKLLFWYIFTDTRIEKELGIELPKSITPEELAKNGCSKNDTILASLNWTWTSQLAYHLKGHPYIYNINQNQKSFYSFRDKLSQLKKCKVIIISSEELAQDILQQMEDIKVIKLVEIKSFPRLEYSKINIIRGTYKGSDLKNKISMSDD; from the coding sequence ATGAAATTTAAATTTATTGAAAAGCTTGAAGTAACAACATTCTCATGGAAACGATGGGAAATTTATCCCTTTTTAATAGTTTTTTTAATCATTCATTTTGCATGGAGCAAACATTTTCCCATCGCAGATGTGGAAGCCTATTACTGGGACTGGTCACGCTATTTAAGTTTATCCTATTACGATCACCCGGGAGCTATTGCCTGGATTTGCCGCCTTGGAACAATCATAACTCAGAACGAAAATAATTTAAGATTTTTTGTTCCTATTTTTAGTTTAATTACAAGTATTTTTTTAATACTCTCTTTAAATATAATTTTGTCATTTCAAAATAAACAAGCAAATTTAAAACAAGTCTTATACTTAGAAATAATTTATAATATTATTCCTGTTTTTAGCATTCAAAGCTTTATTTTAATGCCAGATTTTTCATTATTAACATTTTTATCTATTTCATTTTTCATTTCACTAAAAATAATAAAATACTTTGATTTAAATAAAAAAGATTCCCTTATTTTAATTTTTATTTTAGGGATATCGGGGGGCATGGGTTTTAATTCCAAGTATCATATGCTACCTATTATATTTCTTCTAGTTTTAACAATACTTATCGTTAACAAAAGAAATTTAAAAAATATATTTATATTTTTAAGTATATTTATATTTTCATTTATCCTCACAGCAATGCCAACTCTATATTGGAATATAAAAAACCATTATGCGTCTTTTCTATTCCAATTAAATCATGGCTTTGGCTCTTTCTCCTTTAGACTTGACAATCCTATCTCTTATATTATTGAATCTTCTCTCTATATTTCACCGGTATTATTCGGATATGGAGTTTATAAAATAATTTTACTAAAAAAATTTCATTCTATAAAAGAAATAGAACCCAAACTTATTTTTCTAGCTATACTACCAGTTACGGGTTTATTCCTCATTTTTTTATTGGCTTCATTTTATAATTATGTAGCACCTTACTGGATTTCACCAGCATTTTTATTATTAATTCCATTCATTACTATTGATTTAACAAATTGGAAGTTTAACAAAATATTTATTCCTCTATTCTTTTTTATATCTTTAACAATTCCAACAGTTCTTTGTTTTAAAGAGTCTAGAAAATTTATAACCGATATATCCCATGGAAATATCGGTTATAAATTACTTTTTTGGTATATTTTCACAGACACAAGAATTGAAAAAGAGCTCGGGATTGAACTTCCCAAATCTATAACTCCTGAAGAATTAGCTAAAAATGGTTGCTCTAAAAATGATACTATTCTTGCATCATTAAATTGGACATGGACATCACAACTTGCCTATCATTTAAAAGGGCATCCCTATATTTATAATATCAATCAGAATCAAAAATCATTCTATTCCTTTAGAGACAAATTAAGCCAATTAAAGAAATGTAAAGTTATTATTATTTCTTCAGAAGAACTGGCTCAAGATATATTACAGCAAATGGAAGATATAAAAGTTATAAAGTTAGTAGAGATAAAATCTTTTCCAAGATTGGAATATTCTAAAATAAATATTATAAGAGGAACTTATAAAGGAAGTGATCTTAAAAATAAGATATCCATGTCTGATGATTAA